A single window of Leclercia adecarboxylata DNA harbors:
- the htpX gene encoding protease HtpX, producing the protein MMRIALFLLTNLAVMVVFGLVLSLTGIQSSSVQGLLIMALLFGFGGSFVSLLMSKWMALKSVGGEVIEQPRNDMEQWLMTTVANQARQAGIAMPQVAIYHAPDINAFATGARRDASLVAVSTGLLQNMSRDEAEAVIAHEISHIANGDMVTMTLVQGVVNTFVIFISRIIAQIAAGFMGGDREEGEASNGNPLIYFAVSMVLELVFGILASIITMWFSRHREFHADAGSAKLVGREKMIAALQRLKTSYEPQEASSMMAFCINGKSKSLSELFMSHPPLDKRIEALRSGEYLK; encoded by the coding sequence ATGATGCGAATCGCGCTCTTCCTGCTCACCAACCTTGCGGTCATGGTGGTCTTCGGGCTGGTGCTCAGCCTGACAGGAATTCAGTCGAGTAGCGTTCAGGGCTTGTTAATCATGGCGCTGCTGTTTGGTTTCGGTGGCTCCTTTGTCTCGCTGCTGATGTCCAAGTGGATGGCGCTCAAGTCCGTGGGCGGCGAGGTTATTGAGCAACCGCGTAACGACATGGAACAGTGGTTGATGACCACCGTTGCCAACCAGGCCCGCCAGGCGGGTATTGCTATGCCGCAGGTCGCGATCTATCACGCGCCGGACATCAACGCCTTCGCCACCGGCGCGCGTCGCGACGCGTCTCTGGTTGCGGTCAGTACCGGCCTGTTGCAGAACATGAGCCGTGACGAAGCCGAGGCGGTTATCGCCCATGAGATCAGCCACATTGCCAACGGCGATATGGTGACCATGACCCTGGTTCAGGGTGTGGTGAACACCTTCGTTATCTTTATCTCGCGTATTATCGCGCAGATTGCCGCAGGCTTTATGGGCGGCGATCGGGAGGAAGGCGAGGCGAGTAACGGCAACCCGCTGATTTACTTTGCGGTCTCAATGGTGCTGGAACTGGTGTTTGGTATCCTGGCGAGCATTATCACCATGTGGTTCTCCCGTCACCGTGAGTTCCATGCGGATGCCGGCTCAGCTAAACTGGTAGGTCGCGAGAAGATGATTGCCGCGCTGCAGCGTCTGAAGACCAGCTACGAGCCGCAGGAAGCCTCCAGCATGATGGCGTTTTGCATCAACGGTAAATCGAAATCGCTGAGTGAACTGTTCATGTCCCACCCGCCGCTGGACAAGCGTATCGAAGCGCTGCGTAGCGGCGAGTACCTGAAATAA